In Betta splendens chromosome 19, fBetSpl5.4, whole genome shotgun sequence, the following proteins share a genomic window:
- the LOC114846355 gene encoding zinc finger MIZ domain-containing protein 1-like isoform X2 gives MPNALLSSWCEELGRLLLLRHQKNRQNEPPGKVPMQPPMSSMKPGLSHGDGSFPYDVPWQQNTNQPPGSLSVVTTVWGVTNTSQSQVLGNPMANNNNPMNPGGNPMGSGMSGNNPGMNSPPFPGPQQQFPNKGSSNQGYMQQGMYGRPNYPGGGGFGGNYPGGPNPGPGGMGIPSHSRPPSDFTQPAAAAAAAAVAAAAATATATATATVAALQETQNKDMNQYGPMSSSFQMGPNQAYNSQFMNQPGPRGPASLPGSMGTGMNASNMSGPPMGMNQPRGQGMAPFGAHGQRMPQQGYTGPRPQGMGMQGMKRPYPGEPNYGGQQYGPNNQFPNQQGQYPTPGASRPLPSPNYPGQRMPAQQLQGQYPPPSGAMGQYYKQEPPFNGQTNNFSGSGYQYTQGNMNGPPRPVGNYPHSPVPGNPTPPMTPGSNIPPYLSPNQDVKPPFPPDIKPNITSLPPPPANHNEELRLTFPVRDGVVLEPFRLEHNLAVSNHVFHLRPSVHQTLMWRSDLELQFKCYHHEDRQMNTNWPASVQVSVNATPLTIERGDNKTSHKPLHLKHVCQPGRNTIQITVTACCCSHLFVLQLVHRPSVRSVLQGLLKKRLLPAEHCITKVKRNFSSVVASTGNATLNGEDGVEQTAIKVSLKCPITFRRIQLPARGHDCKHVQCFDLESYLQLNCERGTWRCPVCNKTALLEGLEVDQYMWGILNAIQNSEFEEVTIDPTCSWRPVAIKSDIHIKEDPDGPLAKRFKTMSPSQMIMPNVMEMIAQLGPGPSPYPSLSSQQGGNSDYGSQGNSYPGHGNFDFPHSTAGGTSMNDFIHGPQLSHPPDMPNSLMAQDKPLSHSMPDSIPHTAGNDQSHGPLQQTLRASPHPGSQSGPQLHHSGPPQPSRQAPPPQQQQQQQQQQQQQQPGPHSDLSFNPSSSLDSQAGSDMPEPSLDLLPELANPDELLSYLDPPDLPSNSNDDLLSLFENN, from the exons ATGCCTAACG CTCTTCTGTCGTCGTGGTGTGAGGAGCTGGGACGTCtgcttctcctccgtcaccaAAAGAACAGGCAAAACGAGCCTCCGGGAAAGGTGCCCATGCAGCCCCCTATGAGCTCCATGAAGCCCGGCCTCTCACACGG GGATGGGTCTTTTCCCTACGACGTCCCCTGGCAACAGAACACCAATCAGCCTCCAGGTTCCTTGTCTGTGGTGACCACTGTGTGGGGCGTGACCAACACCTCGCAGAGTCAG GTGTTGGGGAATCCCAtggccaacaacaacaaccccatGAACCCCGGGGGGAACCCGATGGGATCAGGCATGTCTGGTAACAATCCAGGGATGAACTCCCCTCCGTTCCCTGGTCCTCAGCAGCAGTTCCCAAACAAAGGCTCCTCCAACCAAGGCTACATGCAGCAGGGCATGTACGGACGACCCAACTACCCCGGAGGAGGAGGCTTTGGTGGGAA TTACCCTGGAGGTCCCAACCCTGGACCAGGTGGAATGGGCATCCCTTCACACTCCCGTCCTCCTTCGGACTTCACGCAgcctgctgccgctgcggctgcggccgcagtcgccgctgctgccgccaccGCGACCGCCACTGCCACAGCGACGGTAGCGGCCCTGCAGGAGACCCAGAACAAGGACATGAACCAGTATGGACCG ATGAGTTCGTCTTTCCAGATGGGACCAAACCAGGCGTACAACAGCCAGTTCATGAACCAGCCAGGACCCCGAGGCCCTGCATCCCTCCCCGGGAGCATGGGCACAGGCATGAACGCGTCCAACATGAGCGGGCCTCCAATGGGAATGAACCAACCCAGAGGGCAAGGTATGGCACCTTTTGGGGCCCACGGCCAAAGAATGCCCCAGCAAGGCTATACTGGGCCGCGGCCTCAGGGCATGGGTATGCAAGGCATGAAGAGGCCGTACCCAGGGGAG CCAAACTATGGTGGACAGCAGTATGGACCAAACAACCAGTTCCCAAATCAGCAGGGGCAGTACCCCACACCCGGAGCCTCCAGGCCGCTGCCATCGCCCAACTATCCTGGACAGAGAATgccagcacagcagctgcagggccaGTATCCGCCACCGAGTGGTGCCATGGGCCAGTACTACAAG caAGAGCCACCTTTTAACGGTCAAACAAACAACTTCTCTGGGAGTGGATATCAGTACACCCAGGGTAATATGAATGGG CCGCCCAGACCGGTGGGTAACTACCCGCATTCCCCTGTGCCAGGCAACCCGACTCCTCCCATGACCCCAGGAAGCAACATCCCTCCATACCTCTCGCCAAACCAGGATGTGAAGCCGCCCTTCCCTCCTGACATCAAACCAAATATCACCTCGCTCCCCCCACCTCCAG CCAACCACAATGAGGAGCTGCGCCTGACGTTCCCAGTGCGGGACGGGGTGGTTCTGGAGCCCTTCAGGCTAGAGCACAACCTGGCTGTCAGCAACCACGTCTTCCACTTACGGCCCTCTGTACACCAAACCCTCATGTGGAG GTCGGACCTAGAGCTGCAGTTCAAGTGCTACCACCACGAGGACCGTCAGATGAACACCAACTGGCCGGCGTCGGTCCAGGTCAGCGTCAACGCCACGCCGCTCACCATTGAGCGAGGCGACAACAAGACTTCCCATAAGCCCCTGCACTTGAAACACGTTTGCCAGCCGGGAAGGAACACGATTCAAATCACCGTCACTGCCTGCTGCTGC TCGCacttgtttgtgctgcagctggtccaCAGGCCGTCGGTTCGCTCTGTCCTCCAGGGTTTACTGAAGAAGAGGCTCCTGCCTGCAGAGCACTGCATCACCAAAG TCAAGAGGAACTTCAGCAGCGTAGTGGCATCCACGGGCAACGCCACGCTCAATGGCGAGGACGGCGTGGAGCAGACGGCCATAAAGGTCTCCCTCAAATGCCCCATCACCTTCCGGCGAATACAGCTTCCAGCGAGAGGACACGACTGCAAACATGTTCAG tgTTTTGATTTGGAGTCGTATTTACAACTGAACTGTGAGCGGGGGACGTGGCGCTGTCCTGTATGCAA TAAAACAGCACTGTTGGAAGGACTCGAAGTGGACCAGTACATGTGGGGAATATTGAACGCCATCCAAAA CTCGGAGTTTGAGGAGGTGACCATTGATCCCACGTGTAGCTGGCGGCCGGTAGCCATCAAGTCTGACATTCACATCAAGGAGGACCCGGACGGACCACTGGCCAAGAGGTTTAAGACCATGAGTCCCAGCCAGATGATCATGCCCAATGTAATGGAGATGATCGCCCAGCTCGGACCCGGGCCGTCGCCGTACCCGTCGCTATCGTCTCAGCAAGGAGGGAACAGTGACTACGGCAGCCAGG GCAACAGTTACCCGGGGCACGGGAACTTCGACTTCCCTCACAGCACGGCCGGTGGTACATCCATGAATGACTTCATACACGGCCCTCAGCTGTCTCACCCACCCGACATGCCCAACAGCCTGATGGCCCAGGACAAGCCCCTCTCCCACAGCATGCCTGACTCT ATACCTCATACTGCTGGCAATGATCAGTCGCACGGCCCATTGCAGCAGACCCTACGGGCGTCTCCACACCCTGGCAGCCAGTCGGGGCCACAGCTACACCACAGCGGGCCTCCTCAGCCCTCACGACAAGCTCcacctcctcagcagcagcagcaacagcagcagcagcagcagcaacagcagcccgGGCCTCACAGCGACCTGTCCTTCAATCCTTCCAGCAGTTTGGACAGCCAAGCAGGGTCGGACATGCCCGAGCCATCCCTAGAT CTACTTCCAGAGCTCGCTAACCCAGACGAGCTTTTGTCGTATCTGGATCCCCCAGACCTTCCCAGCAATAGCAACGACGACCTACTGTCGCTGTTCGAAAACAACTGA
- the LOC114846355 gene encoding zinc finger MIZ domain-containing protein 1-like isoform X1, protein MNPIPSMDRHIQQTNDRLQCIKQHLQNPANFQTAATELLDWCGDPRAFQRPFEQSLMGCLTVVSRVAAQQGFDLDLGYRLLAVCAANRDKFTPKSAALLSSWCEELGRLLLLRHQKNRQNEPPGKVPMQPPMSSMKPGLSHGDGSFPYDVPWQQNTNQPPGSLSVVTTVWGVTNTSQSQVLGNPMANNNNPMNPGGNPMGSGMSGNNPGMNSPPFPGPQQQFPNKGSSNQGYMQQGMYGRPNYPGGGGFGGNYPGGPNPGPGGMGIPSHSRPPSDFTQPAAAAAAAAVAAAAATATATATATVAALQETQNKDMNQYGPMSSSFQMGPNQAYNSQFMNQPGPRGPASLPGSMGTGMNASNMSGPPMGMNQPRGQGMAPFGAHGQRMPQQGYTGPRPQGMGMQGMKRPYPGEPNYGGQQYGPNNQFPNQQGQYPTPGASRPLPSPNYPGQRMPAQQLQGQYPPPSGAMGQYYKQEPPFNGQTNNFSGSGYQYTQGNMNGPPRPVGNYPHSPVPGNPTPPMTPGSNIPPYLSPNQDVKPPFPPDIKPNITSLPPPPANHNEELRLTFPVRDGVVLEPFRLEHNLAVSNHVFHLRPSVHQTLMWRSDLELQFKCYHHEDRQMNTNWPASVQVSVNATPLTIERGDNKTSHKPLHLKHVCQPGRNTIQITVTACCCSHLFVLQLVHRPSVRSVLQGLLKKRLLPAEHCITKVKRNFSSVVASTGNATLNGEDGVEQTAIKVSLKCPITFRRIQLPARGHDCKHVQCFDLESYLQLNCERGTWRCPVCNKTALLEGLEVDQYMWGILNAIQNSEFEEVTIDPTCSWRPVAIKSDIHIKEDPDGPLAKRFKTMSPSQMIMPNVMEMIAQLGPGPSPYPSLSSQQGGNSDYGSQGNSYPGHGNFDFPHSTAGGTSMNDFIHGPQLSHPPDMPNSLMAQDKPLSHSMPDSIPHTAGNDQSHGPLQQTLRASPHPGSQSGPQLHHSGPPQPSRQAPPPQQQQQQQQQQQQQQPGPHSDLSFNPSSSLDSQAGSDMPEPSLDLLPELANPDELLSYLDPPDLPSNSNDDLLSLFENN, encoded by the exons ATGAACCCGATTCCGTCGATGGACAGACACATACAGCAGACCAATGACCGTCTGCAGTGTATCAAACAG CACTTACAGAATCCAGCGAATTTTCAAACGGCGGCGACGGAGCTCCTGGACTGGTGCGGCGACCCGCGGGCCTTCCAGCGGCCCTTCGAGCAGAGCCTGATGGGATGCCTAACG GTGGTCAGCCGAGTAGCCGCGCAGCAGGGCTTCGACTTGGACCTGGGTTACCGGCTCCTGGCCGTGTGCGCCGCCAACAGGGATAAGTTCACTCCAAAATCAGCAG CTCTTCTGTCGTCGTGGTGTGAGGAGCTGGGACGTCtgcttctcctccgtcaccaAAAGAACAGGCAAAACGAGCCTCCGGGAAAGGTGCCCATGCAGCCCCCTATGAGCTCCATGAAGCCCGGCCTCTCACACGG GGATGGGTCTTTTCCCTACGACGTCCCCTGGCAACAGAACACCAATCAGCCTCCAGGTTCCTTGTCTGTGGTGACCACTGTGTGGGGCGTGACCAACACCTCGCAGAGTCAG GTGTTGGGGAATCCCAtggccaacaacaacaaccccatGAACCCCGGGGGGAACCCGATGGGATCAGGCATGTCTGGTAACAATCCAGGGATGAACTCCCCTCCGTTCCCTGGTCCTCAGCAGCAGTTCCCAAACAAAGGCTCCTCCAACCAAGGCTACATGCAGCAGGGCATGTACGGACGACCCAACTACCCCGGAGGAGGAGGCTTTGGTGGGAA TTACCCTGGAGGTCCCAACCCTGGACCAGGTGGAATGGGCATCCCTTCACACTCCCGTCCTCCTTCGGACTTCACGCAgcctgctgccgctgcggctgcggccgcagtcgccgctgctgccgccaccGCGACCGCCACTGCCACAGCGACGGTAGCGGCCCTGCAGGAGACCCAGAACAAGGACATGAACCAGTATGGACCG ATGAGTTCGTCTTTCCAGATGGGACCAAACCAGGCGTACAACAGCCAGTTCATGAACCAGCCAGGACCCCGAGGCCCTGCATCCCTCCCCGGGAGCATGGGCACAGGCATGAACGCGTCCAACATGAGCGGGCCTCCAATGGGAATGAACCAACCCAGAGGGCAAGGTATGGCACCTTTTGGGGCCCACGGCCAAAGAATGCCCCAGCAAGGCTATACTGGGCCGCGGCCTCAGGGCATGGGTATGCAAGGCATGAAGAGGCCGTACCCAGGGGAG CCAAACTATGGTGGACAGCAGTATGGACCAAACAACCAGTTCCCAAATCAGCAGGGGCAGTACCCCACACCCGGAGCCTCCAGGCCGCTGCCATCGCCCAACTATCCTGGACAGAGAATgccagcacagcagctgcagggccaGTATCCGCCACCGAGTGGTGCCATGGGCCAGTACTACAAG caAGAGCCACCTTTTAACGGTCAAACAAACAACTTCTCTGGGAGTGGATATCAGTACACCCAGGGTAATATGAATGGG CCGCCCAGACCGGTGGGTAACTACCCGCATTCCCCTGTGCCAGGCAACCCGACTCCTCCCATGACCCCAGGAAGCAACATCCCTCCATACCTCTCGCCAAACCAGGATGTGAAGCCGCCCTTCCCTCCTGACATCAAACCAAATATCACCTCGCTCCCCCCACCTCCAG CCAACCACAATGAGGAGCTGCGCCTGACGTTCCCAGTGCGGGACGGGGTGGTTCTGGAGCCCTTCAGGCTAGAGCACAACCTGGCTGTCAGCAACCACGTCTTCCACTTACGGCCCTCTGTACACCAAACCCTCATGTGGAG GTCGGACCTAGAGCTGCAGTTCAAGTGCTACCACCACGAGGACCGTCAGATGAACACCAACTGGCCGGCGTCGGTCCAGGTCAGCGTCAACGCCACGCCGCTCACCATTGAGCGAGGCGACAACAAGACTTCCCATAAGCCCCTGCACTTGAAACACGTTTGCCAGCCGGGAAGGAACACGATTCAAATCACCGTCACTGCCTGCTGCTGC TCGCacttgtttgtgctgcagctggtccaCAGGCCGTCGGTTCGCTCTGTCCTCCAGGGTTTACTGAAGAAGAGGCTCCTGCCTGCAGAGCACTGCATCACCAAAG TCAAGAGGAACTTCAGCAGCGTAGTGGCATCCACGGGCAACGCCACGCTCAATGGCGAGGACGGCGTGGAGCAGACGGCCATAAAGGTCTCCCTCAAATGCCCCATCACCTTCCGGCGAATACAGCTTCCAGCGAGAGGACACGACTGCAAACATGTTCAG tgTTTTGATTTGGAGTCGTATTTACAACTGAACTGTGAGCGGGGGACGTGGCGCTGTCCTGTATGCAA TAAAACAGCACTGTTGGAAGGACTCGAAGTGGACCAGTACATGTGGGGAATATTGAACGCCATCCAAAA CTCGGAGTTTGAGGAGGTGACCATTGATCCCACGTGTAGCTGGCGGCCGGTAGCCATCAAGTCTGACATTCACATCAAGGAGGACCCGGACGGACCACTGGCCAAGAGGTTTAAGACCATGAGTCCCAGCCAGATGATCATGCCCAATGTAATGGAGATGATCGCCCAGCTCGGACCCGGGCCGTCGCCGTACCCGTCGCTATCGTCTCAGCAAGGAGGGAACAGTGACTACGGCAGCCAGG GCAACAGTTACCCGGGGCACGGGAACTTCGACTTCCCTCACAGCACGGCCGGTGGTACATCCATGAATGACTTCATACACGGCCCTCAGCTGTCTCACCCACCCGACATGCCCAACAGCCTGATGGCCCAGGACAAGCCCCTCTCCCACAGCATGCCTGACTCT ATACCTCATACTGCTGGCAATGATCAGTCGCACGGCCCATTGCAGCAGACCCTACGGGCGTCTCCACACCCTGGCAGCCAGTCGGGGCCACAGCTACACCACAGCGGGCCTCCTCAGCCCTCACGACAAGCTCcacctcctcagcagcagcagcaacagcagcagcagcagcagcaacagcagcccgGGCCTCACAGCGACCTGTCCTTCAATCCTTCCAGCAGTTTGGACAGCCAAGCAGGGTCGGACATGCCCGAGCCATCCCTAGAT CTACTTCCAGAGCTCGCTAACCCAGACGAGCTTTTGTCGTATCTGGATCCCCCAGACCTTCCCAGCAATAGCAACGACGACCTACTGTCGCTGTTCGAAAACAACTGA
- the LOC114846355 gene encoding zinc finger MIZ domain-containing protein 1-like isoform X3 yields MQPPMSSMKPGLSHGDGSFPYDVPWQQNTNQPPGSLSVVTTVWGVTNTSQSQVLGNPMANNNNPMNPGGNPMGSGMSGNNPGMNSPPFPGPQQQFPNKGSSNQGYMQQGMYGRPNYPGGGGFGGNYPGGPNPGPGGMGIPSHSRPPSDFTQPAAAAAAAAVAAAAATATATATATVAALQETQNKDMNQYGPMSSSFQMGPNQAYNSQFMNQPGPRGPASLPGSMGTGMNASNMSGPPMGMNQPRGQGMAPFGAHGQRMPQQGYTGPRPQGMGMQGMKRPYPGEPNYGGQQYGPNNQFPNQQGQYPTPGASRPLPSPNYPGQRMPAQQLQGQYPPPSGAMGQYYKQEPPFNGQTNNFSGSGYQYTQGNMNGPPRPVGNYPHSPVPGNPTPPMTPGSNIPPYLSPNQDVKPPFPPDIKPNITSLPPPPANHNEELRLTFPVRDGVVLEPFRLEHNLAVSNHVFHLRPSVHQTLMWRSDLELQFKCYHHEDRQMNTNWPASVQVSVNATPLTIERGDNKTSHKPLHLKHVCQPGRNTIQITVTACCCSHLFVLQLVHRPSVRSVLQGLLKKRLLPAEHCITKVKRNFSSVVASTGNATLNGEDGVEQTAIKVSLKCPITFRRIQLPARGHDCKHVQCFDLESYLQLNCERGTWRCPVCNKTALLEGLEVDQYMWGILNAIQNSEFEEVTIDPTCSWRPVAIKSDIHIKEDPDGPLAKRFKTMSPSQMIMPNVMEMIAQLGPGPSPYPSLSSQQGGNSDYGSQGNSYPGHGNFDFPHSTAGGTSMNDFIHGPQLSHPPDMPNSLMAQDKPLSHSMPDSIPHTAGNDQSHGPLQQTLRASPHPGSQSGPQLHHSGPPQPSRQAPPPQQQQQQQQQQQQQQPGPHSDLSFNPSSSLDSQAGSDMPEPSLDLLPELANPDELLSYLDPPDLPSNSNDDLLSLFENN; encoded by the exons ATGCAGCCCCCTATGAGCTCCATGAAGCCCGGCCTCTCACACGG GGATGGGTCTTTTCCCTACGACGTCCCCTGGCAACAGAACACCAATCAGCCTCCAGGTTCCTTGTCTGTGGTGACCACTGTGTGGGGCGTGACCAACACCTCGCAGAGTCAG GTGTTGGGGAATCCCAtggccaacaacaacaaccccatGAACCCCGGGGGGAACCCGATGGGATCAGGCATGTCTGGTAACAATCCAGGGATGAACTCCCCTCCGTTCCCTGGTCCTCAGCAGCAGTTCCCAAACAAAGGCTCCTCCAACCAAGGCTACATGCAGCAGGGCATGTACGGACGACCCAACTACCCCGGAGGAGGAGGCTTTGGTGGGAA TTACCCTGGAGGTCCCAACCCTGGACCAGGTGGAATGGGCATCCCTTCACACTCCCGTCCTCCTTCGGACTTCACGCAgcctgctgccgctgcggctgcggccgcagtcgccgctgctgccgccaccGCGACCGCCACTGCCACAGCGACGGTAGCGGCCCTGCAGGAGACCCAGAACAAGGACATGAACCAGTATGGACCG ATGAGTTCGTCTTTCCAGATGGGACCAAACCAGGCGTACAACAGCCAGTTCATGAACCAGCCAGGACCCCGAGGCCCTGCATCCCTCCCCGGGAGCATGGGCACAGGCATGAACGCGTCCAACATGAGCGGGCCTCCAATGGGAATGAACCAACCCAGAGGGCAAGGTATGGCACCTTTTGGGGCCCACGGCCAAAGAATGCCCCAGCAAGGCTATACTGGGCCGCGGCCTCAGGGCATGGGTATGCAAGGCATGAAGAGGCCGTACCCAGGGGAG CCAAACTATGGTGGACAGCAGTATGGACCAAACAACCAGTTCCCAAATCAGCAGGGGCAGTACCCCACACCCGGAGCCTCCAGGCCGCTGCCATCGCCCAACTATCCTGGACAGAGAATgccagcacagcagctgcagggccaGTATCCGCCACCGAGTGGTGCCATGGGCCAGTACTACAAG caAGAGCCACCTTTTAACGGTCAAACAAACAACTTCTCTGGGAGTGGATATCAGTACACCCAGGGTAATATGAATGGG CCGCCCAGACCGGTGGGTAACTACCCGCATTCCCCTGTGCCAGGCAACCCGACTCCTCCCATGACCCCAGGAAGCAACATCCCTCCATACCTCTCGCCAAACCAGGATGTGAAGCCGCCCTTCCCTCCTGACATCAAACCAAATATCACCTCGCTCCCCCCACCTCCAG CCAACCACAATGAGGAGCTGCGCCTGACGTTCCCAGTGCGGGACGGGGTGGTTCTGGAGCCCTTCAGGCTAGAGCACAACCTGGCTGTCAGCAACCACGTCTTCCACTTACGGCCCTCTGTACACCAAACCCTCATGTGGAG GTCGGACCTAGAGCTGCAGTTCAAGTGCTACCACCACGAGGACCGTCAGATGAACACCAACTGGCCGGCGTCGGTCCAGGTCAGCGTCAACGCCACGCCGCTCACCATTGAGCGAGGCGACAACAAGACTTCCCATAAGCCCCTGCACTTGAAACACGTTTGCCAGCCGGGAAGGAACACGATTCAAATCACCGTCACTGCCTGCTGCTGC TCGCacttgtttgtgctgcagctggtccaCAGGCCGTCGGTTCGCTCTGTCCTCCAGGGTTTACTGAAGAAGAGGCTCCTGCCTGCAGAGCACTGCATCACCAAAG TCAAGAGGAACTTCAGCAGCGTAGTGGCATCCACGGGCAACGCCACGCTCAATGGCGAGGACGGCGTGGAGCAGACGGCCATAAAGGTCTCCCTCAAATGCCCCATCACCTTCCGGCGAATACAGCTTCCAGCGAGAGGACACGACTGCAAACATGTTCAG tgTTTTGATTTGGAGTCGTATTTACAACTGAACTGTGAGCGGGGGACGTGGCGCTGTCCTGTATGCAA TAAAACAGCACTGTTGGAAGGACTCGAAGTGGACCAGTACATGTGGGGAATATTGAACGCCATCCAAAA CTCGGAGTTTGAGGAGGTGACCATTGATCCCACGTGTAGCTGGCGGCCGGTAGCCATCAAGTCTGACATTCACATCAAGGAGGACCCGGACGGACCACTGGCCAAGAGGTTTAAGACCATGAGTCCCAGCCAGATGATCATGCCCAATGTAATGGAGATGATCGCCCAGCTCGGACCCGGGCCGTCGCCGTACCCGTCGCTATCGTCTCAGCAAGGAGGGAACAGTGACTACGGCAGCCAGG GCAACAGTTACCCGGGGCACGGGAACTTCGACTTCCCTCACAGCACGGCCGGTGGTACATCCATGAATGACTTCATACACGGCCCTCAGCTGTCTCACCCACCCGACATGCCCAACAGCCTGATGGCCCAGGACAAGCCCCTCTCCCACAGCATGCCTGACTCT ATACCTCATACTGCTGGCAATGATCAGTCGCACGGCCCATTGCAGCAGACCCTACGGGCGTCTCCACACCCTGGCAGCCAGTCGGGGCCACAGCTACACCACAGCGGGCCTCCTCAGCCCTCACGACAAGCTCcacctcctcagcagcagcagcaacagcagcagcagcagcagcaacagcagcccgGGCCTCACAGCGACCTGTCCTTCAATCCTTCCAGCAGTTTGGACAGCCAAGCAGGGTCGGACATGCCCGAGCCATCCCTAGAT CTACTTCCAGAGCTCGCTAACCCAGACGAGCTTTTGTCGTATCTGGATCCCCCAGACCTTCCCAGCAATAGCAACGACGACCTACTGTCGCTGTTCGAAAACAACTGA